A genomic region of Cryptosporangium aurantiacum contains the following coding sequences:
- a CDS encoding ABC transporter permease → MRLVLKPVRWFLLPAALIGIWWAASVGGQNFFLPTPDAVARAFGPTWTPATLRADVLPSVVRLLTGFLLAGVIGVAVGTAIGLSPRLRAYTEPVLEFLRAVPPPVLIPVVMLFAGIDNTMKITVIVFGCVWPVLLNTIEGVRAVDPVLGEVCRSYRIGGLTRLRTLVLRGASPQIMTGLRQALAIAIILMVISEMFAASSGLGFTIVQFQRSYAIPEMWTGIILLGLLGVLLAGLFGLAERVILRWYFGLRRSARDGGN, encoded by the coding sequence ATGAGGCTGGTCCTGAAGCCCGTGCGGTGGTTCCTCCTCCCGGCGGCGCTGATCGGCATCTGGTGGGCCGCCAGCGTCGGCGGCCAGAACTTCTTCCTGCCGACGCCGGACGCCGTGGCCCGCGCGTTCGGTCCGACCTGGACGCCCGCCACGCTCCGGGCGGACGTGCTGCCCAGCGTCGTTCGGCTGCTCACCGGGTTCCTGCTAGCCGGTGTGATCGGCGTCGCCGTCGGGACCGCGATCGGCCTGTCCCCGCGGCTGCGCGCCTACACCGAGCCGGTACTGGAGTTCCTACGGGCCGTGCCGCCGCCGGTGCTCATCCCGGTCGTCATGCTGTTCGCCGGGATCGACAACACGATGAAGATCACGGTCATCGTGTTCGGCTGCGTGTGGCCGGTGCTGCTCAACACGATCGAGGGCGTCCGCGCGGTCGACCCGGTGCTCGGCGAGGTCTGCCGGTCGTACCGGATCGGCGGGCTCACCCGCCTGCGCACGCTGGTGCTGCGCGGCGCCAGCCCGCAGATCATGACCGGTCTGCGCCAGGCCCTCGCGATCGCGATCATCCTGATGGTGATCAGCGAGATGTTCGCCGCGTCCAGCGGTCTCGGGTTCACGATCGTGCAGTTCCAGCGGAGCTACGCGATCCCGGAGATGTGGACCGGCATCATCCTGCTCGGCCTGCTCGGCGTCCTGCTGGCCGGCCTGTTCGGCCTCGCCGAACGCGTGATCTTGCGCTGGTACTTCGGCCTCCGCCGGTCCGCGCGCGACGGAGGGAACTGA